AATGGAATGTTGACAGAAAGTTTTAAGAGAAGGAACATATTTGCATCTGTGATTCTCTTTTATTGGAAAATTGTAAGGGAGATTGAAAAGATCTTGATAGGAACTTGAACTGTGTATCTCATGTACAGATTGAATGAAAATGAATGACTATGATTCTTGTGGATGTTGATTGAATAAGCTCGAGATATAACTAGAGGGTGAGTATAGAGAAGAAAAGCAAGAGGAAGACTTTGAATCTGAGTTATGAAGCTCAGGACATGGCTCAGGAAACACCTCACTGGAGAAACCGATCACATTAGAACAAGACCATGAAGAACTGACAGAGAAATTCAAGTTTGAAAGACAAATTGTTGTGAATGGTGAATCAATTAAACCTGAAAAGTTTCCAGCAACAGTGATATTTGAACCAATCATGTTCTTAAAAGTAATGCCATCAACAACAGGAAGTGCACTTGGATCATACTCTTCATCTGGATGGAGACCAGTGTTTCCACTCATGCTGATACCCAAATCAATATTTACCAAATCTGCATCAGAAATTAGGATGCCTTTCATATAGCCACCTCTTCCCTTAGTTGTCTTCAGTTCAATGCCAATGCGGGAGTTGAGTATATGAAGCTGCTCTGCAGTTACATCAGATATACCTCCGGACATCTCACTCCCGAATGCTAGGCCGGCGCCGGATGATGATTGTAGGTAAGCACCCCTGATGTGGACATTTGAGGATGGTTTTCCAAAGGCAACACCATACCGATCCCATCCACTCTTTAGCACAATTGCATCATGACCAGTGCTAATGTTGCTGCTTTCAATACAAACATTCTGAGAAGAATCTGCAAGGAGCAAAGGCTAATGTAAATCATAATGCCCCCCAAAAAATCTAGTTTATGGTGTAGCCTCAAAGAAAGCAGTGACAGAGGTATGTTGAAGGGACTGATGAACCAAACAAAAACCTATACAATCATAATTAAAACTAGTATTTCTTGCAAAACTAAGGTTTTAGCTACCCAAAGGTGTGTTGCTTGTACAATATATCATTTATCAGGTAGGTAACAactttaattttagtaatttaccTGGGACTATACCACTTGTGTATGGAGATTCAGCAGGTGCAGTAGCTGTTATGTTCAGAATTTGGACATTGCTGCATTACAGAAACGAGAAAGATCGAAACAACTTAACAGTTTGATTCATTCAGGGAGAATAAATATGGTCCAATTTGTACCTGCAATATACTGGATGAATGTCCCATGCAGGAGAGTTTAGAAATGTCAAGTTGGAAATTGTGACATCAACAGAATCAACAAACTCTACAAGATGCGGTCGACTGTGATTTAAGGAATGTGATTTGAAAAGTTCCCACCAGATAGAACCCTGACCATCAATAATTCCATTATCACCTGAGGAAATTAATCAACATGTATCAAAGTTTTAGTAAGGACGAACTGCATTGCCAATAATCCTATAAGAGTGTAAACTTACAAAAGACAAGATGCTAATGCAATAATAACCTGTAATCACCACATCAGTCAAATTCTGTCCATAAATCAAGCTGCGATATCTCCCACTTGGAACATTAATTCCCCGACCATAAGATGGGAGAGAATCCACAACATCCCAATGATCATATTCCTGAGTGAAATTATGTatagaaaaattttaagagtGGGCAAAAAATTGGTGCTCAACAAATAGTATTATCCTTGAGATGAAGAAAAACCATTTTATGTGATTGAAAATAGGTCATTAAGCTAACAATTAGATTGAGTACACATGAATTTCTCATCCTTGTTTAACTTTCTTTATGACGGTTTGAGGGTTCAATATGTTTGTTATaaatcatagctttttcaatcaaacaaattaacaagaaaaaggaactaaaatccaagtaagaaaagaaaagtacctGAGATGCAATGATGGTAGCTCCTCTTTCAAGGAAGAGAGTGAGGTGGCTAATAAGGTTTAAACTTGCAGTTAGCCATTTGCCAGAAGGAACATATAGTTGAGCACCACCCTTATCAGTGAATGACTTGAGATAGAATATAGCATTTTGAAATGCAACTGTATTCAAAGTTTTCCCATCTCCAACTGCCCCAAATTCCAAGATGGAAACACTGTGAGGCCTAGCATTGTTCCTTGCTTTCTGCTCACATGGCCCAAGACTATATTCTTCTCCATTGCTTTCCAGTGCAGTGCTCAATGCTACAAGCAAAAGCACAGCCACCTAAAAAGAAGAGAGCCATAAAAAAAGGAGAGTAGAGTTTTAAAGTGCACTCTTAACTTCACTAGAATGCTGGAACTAGAAGGGGCAATATGTCCCCTAAAACAGAGAACACACTACCAAATTGACAAATTCACAAACAGTATTGAATCATTGCACAACTTTTGAAAAGACAGAGTATCTTCAACAGCAAAACAAAATATTCCATCTCAGCTTCCGCTTGGAACAGGAATGCAGTTGTTATTATTAAACATGCCAACCCCCTTCATAATTCTCAAAAGCCAGGTAACCAGAAAAGTGCTTCTGAAACGTTATAATAGCTTATTCCACAAAGATATAATTATTGCaaggagagaaaagaaaaaacaaaaggtgATGACTGATGAGGACCAACATGAATGTAAGCTAGGAAAGTCTAGAATAGTGAATCTTCCAGTATGGCAACTACCATGAAAAGAACAGTTTAAAACAGTAAAGCAATTAATGTTAACTACAAAGATCTCATCTATCTAGGCTTGGTTTCAGAGACAAGAAAAGGATATCTCAACCAACCAACCTTAGCGTGGTCACCAATCTCATAAATTTTTGTCTCCCCTCAGATTTCACTTAGAAGAAAACAATGATCTTAACAGCAAGATATTGACGTGATTCGTAATTATGAGAGTAATAACAGTAAGACAAAAACTTGGAACACAGTCACTGTTCAACCACAAACACATTCATACACGGCAGATACATAGATAGATAGATGattcaaaaatcaaaccaataaaaagtaaaataagttTGAGAAGCAACGTACTTACTAGACCTTTCATGTGTGTGTTCCTCCGGTGTTGTTGAGAAGCAGTTGCAAGAAACCTCTGCAAGCAGTTGAGGAACagttgcatgaagaagaagaagaagaagaagaagaagaagaagaacaagaacaagagaaAGAGTGGTAGCGGTATATCGTATATAATGGAGCGAGTTAAgtactcaaaacaagaaaacaaacgAGGGTGGTAAGAGAAAGCGACAGCTAAAAAGGAAATGCCAGCTCTGATTCtctctcacacttattcatttaATCAAATTTCTACGCATCCAACAAGGAAAACtctaatcataataataatattaccaactaaattaaattcaaattatctACTAACTTCATTTGCcatgaaaaaatagaaagaattaAGGACCTGCTGCCCCTTGCCGACACTGATTGCCATTGGCGAGGTTTAATAAGTTATTATGCGATTGTGAGTTGAGTTgagttgatttgatttgattaattgGGGGAACTAATTAAGCAATTAACTACGTAATGTCTACTTAAGTCACATGTGAGGTGTGAGCAACTGGCTGGTCGGACAAGTTTTTCTTGTCTTCACCTAATCATTGCTCTTGTATAGTAGTATTGTATTtcatatgtaaataaataataataatgattgtATATCAATATAGGCAAATTAGTTTTTGACAATTAAAGAACTTTGCATCTTCCTTTGAATTCAACCTTCATCTCTTAATCTACTACACATGTATTATTAGAAAGGATTGCGCTCCATGCCATGTTTATAACAAAAAGTTGTGTCACAATCACATCCTATAAAATAAGTTCatgcatatttttataaatgaatatgtatttttttttggtgatatTGCCTA
This portion of the Arachis duranensis cultivar V14167 chromosome 6, aradu.V14167.gnm2.J7QH, whole genome shotgun sequence genome encodes:
- the LOC107492458 gene encoding probable polygalacturonase: MQLFLNCLQRFLATASQQHRRNTHMKGLVAVLLLVALSTALESNGEEYSLGPCEQKARNNARPHSVSILEFGAVGDGKTLNTVAFQNAIFYLKSFTDKGGAQLYVPSGKWLTASLNLISHLTLFLERGATIIASQEYDHWDVVDSLPSYGRGINVPSGRYRSLIYGQNLTDVVITGDNGIIDGQGSIWWELFKSHSLNHSRPHLVEFVDSVDVTISNLTFLNSPAWDIHPVYCSNVQILNITATAPAESPYTSGIVPDSSQNVCIESSNISTGHDAIVLKSGWDRYGVAFGKPSSNVHIRGAYLQSSSGAGLAFGSEMSGGISDVTAEQLHILNSRIGIELKTTKGRGGYMKGILISDADLVNIDLGISMSGNTGLHPDEEYDPSALPVVDGITFKNMIGSNITVAGNFSGLIDSPFTTICLSNLNFSVSSSWSCSNVIGFSSEVFPEPCPELHNSDSKSSSCFSSLYSPSSYISSLFNQHPQES